TGGACTATACCGGCAAAATAGCAGTCGTTCATAACGGAATTATCGAAAACTACGAGACGCTGAAGATATGGCTGGAAAATGAGGGCGCCACATTCGCCAGCGAGACCGATACCGAAGTGATATCAAACCTGATTGGATACTTCTACGCCAAAAGCAAAGAAGATAAAAAGGGAAACGGCCAAAACAAATTCGAATGGGCTGTGCAGCAGGGACTGGGGGAATTAAACGGGACATACGGGCTGGCAATTGTGTGCAGCGATTTTCCGGACATACTCATCGGAGCCAAAAAGGGCAGCCCGCTGATTCTGGGGGTGGGCGATAACGAATATATACTGGCGTCGGACGCTTCGGCAATAGTGGAGCACACGAAACAGGCAATATATCTTTCCGACAACGAAATGGTTACTATCAGCTCAAAGGGGTTTCGCACAAAAACGATTGACAACGTCAGCGTGACGAAAGAGCTGCAGGAAATCGAATTTTCATTAGAGCAAATCGAGCTCGACGGTTTCGAGCACCACATGCTCAAAGAGATTTTCGAGCAGCCTAAGGCGCTGAGCACATGCATGGGCGGCCGAATCGATATCAAAGACAACAAAATTAAACTCGGCGGCATAGCCGACTATCTGCGCGAGCTGACGCGCACGAAACGTCTTATCCTGACCGCCTGCGGGACAGCATTCCACGCCGGCATAGTTGGGGAGTTTCTGTTCGAGCAGCTGGCACGGATTCCGACAGAAACCGAATATGCCAGCGAATTTAGATATCGCAGTCCAATCATCGAGGACGGGACGGTGGTCATAGCAATAAGCCAGTCCGGAGAGACGGCTGATACTCTGGCAGCGGTAGAGGAAGCGAAAGAACGGGGAGCGACGGTGCTTGGGATTGTCAACGTCGTAGGGTCTTCAATTGCCAGAGCGACCGATTCAGGGATATATTTGCACGCGGGACCGGAGATAGGAGTTGCAAGCACAAAGGCGTTCACCGCGCAGGTGGCGGTGCTGACGATGCTGGCGATAGAACTCGGCAGAAGAAAAAACCTCAACAGCGGCGAGGCAGGAAGCTGCATCGAGGAACTATCCAAGATACCAGAGAAAATAAGCAGGATATTGAAACTATCCGAGAAGATAAAAGAGATTGCCGCGGCGAATATCAAAAAAGAAAACTGGCTTTTCCTGGGACGCGGCTTTAATTATCCGGTTGCGCTGGAAGGGGCTTTGAAACTAAAAGAAATAAGTTATATACACGCTGAGGGGCTGCCCGCAGCGGAGATGAAGCACGGGCCAATTGCCCTGATAAGTGACGGTATGCCGGCTGTTTTCATAGCGACAGCAGGACCGCAATACGACAAGATATTAGGCAACATAGAAGAGGTTCGGGCACGCGGCGGGAAGATTATTGTTGTCGCAACCGAAGGCGATGAGAATATCAAGAAACACGCAGACCATTTAATTGCCATCCCTGATGCACCGGAGCTACTGCAACCGATGCTGACGGTCATTCCGCTGCAGCTTCTGGCGTATCACGCTGCGGTGCTGCGAGGGCACGACGTCGACAAACCCCGCAACCTCGCCAAAAGCGTTACGGTCGAGTAGTACCTAACAGCCAGTTATTGGCAAATACGGCAAAGTCCCTGAAGTCCACGTCACCATCGGGTTCAAAATCACCAGCAATCGGGAATACCTCGTCTGCGCCCATATCCACACGGCCGTAGGCAACCCTCGGCTGATTGTCAATGTCAACTTGACCGCTGTAATCGCCGCCCGGGTCTCCGGCATTGATGCACGGAGAATACCCCCGCAGATGGACATAGCCCTCCTCATCGTCAGCCGTACCTGGTATTCTATCCAAGCCATTCGAGTCAATGAACAACGGGTCTTCATCAATATTGCCACTGCCCCAGATACGATCACCTGTGCCTCCTATAGCCGCAGAACCACCTTCAACATCGCTATAGCTAACTGTTGTACAGCCAATTCCACCTGGAAATGGCTGCAAGTATATTTCATATCCCTCATTATCCCACAGTATACAATTGCTAATCAGTACAGGCCCCAAAAACTTTACGTTGCAGATCCCGCCTCCCTGAGTTGCACTATTGCCTGTGATTGTGCAGTTCGTAATTATACTATCGCAGGTATAAGTAGCGATGCCTCCGCCACCCCCTGTCAGGCCTCCGCTAGTGCTCGTGTTGTCAAAGATGGTACAGTTGTTAATTGTCAAGTATCCGCGGCAGCAAATACCCCCACCAAGTACCGCTGTATTATTGCTGAACTTACAGCCATCGATTGTGTAAATGCCCCCAGCCGCACTTACTGAACTAAAGAAGATTCCACCACCCTTCCAGTCCGCGCTGCTGCCGCTGATGACACAGTTTCTGATAGCCAAATTACCCGGTGCGAATCCAACATCGAGATAGATTCCTCCGCCGTCGTCGTGATAACCATTGATAATAGTAAAACCTGCTATGACCAAAGTGGTACTTACACTGTTAAGACAATAAAAACCCCTGTGCGGCACCGCTACTGAGCCATTACAGTCAATAATTGTAGCAGCAACAATATCAGGGTCATTGGGGTCTGTGCTGCGCACGGTAATAGATTTATCACTCAGGTCAATATCCCTGTTGCCAGCACCAGTGTATGTTCCCGGCTGAACCTCGATAGTATCGCCGCTGTTGGAGTCGTTGACCGCCGCTTGAATATTATTGAAGTCTGCAGGACCATTATCATCAACGGTGATTGTTCGTGCCTGAGAAGGGACGGCTAAAAGCAGGCAGACAAAAACAGAAATTAGCTTTTCCATGCCACTATCCTCCTAAATTAGACTTAAGCCAATCTACCTGATTTAGTGCGAAATGTCAACAGAATAATCGCATTCCCTCCCCCGTTTGATTTCTGGAACTCAGCCGGTCAAGCTTTCGATAACTTTGAATGTTCTTTTCAGGATGTCGTTTAACTGGGGTTTTGTTATGCTCAGAGGGAGAAAGAGATAAATAACATTGCCCAAAGGGCGAAGGATTAGGTGCTCTTTTAGGCCTTTTTGAAAGATTTGTTGGCCGATTCGCTTTTTGACGTCGAAGGGCTGTTTTGTTTTTTTGTCTTTAACCAATTCGATAGCCCCTACCATACCGATGCATCTCACGTCGCCGACGGAAGGCAACGACTCGAATTTTTCCATACCTTTGTGAAATATGGGGACAATGGCTTTTAGCTTTTGCAGGGTTTTTTCCTGCTCGAAGATTTGGAGGGTCGCCAAGGCGGCGGCACATCCGATGGGGTTTGCGGTATAGGTATGGCCGTGATAAAAGGTTTTGAACTTTTCATAATCATCATAAAAGGCATTGTAGATTTTGCCGGTTGTCAGGGTCACAGCAAAGGGGAGCGTGCCGGAGGTTATCCCTTTTGCGAGGCAGAGGAAATCCGGCTGGACAGAGGCGTGCTGACAGGCAAACATTTTTCCTGTTCTGCCAAAGCCAGTAGCGACTTCATCGAGGATTAAGTGAACATTGTATTTTTTGGCAAGGTCGGCAGCCTGTTTAAGATATTCAACGGGATAAACAATCATCCCCCCTGCCGCCAACAGGAGAGGTTCCAAAATAACGGCAGCTATTTTATCTTTGTGTTTTTTTAAGGTGTTTCGCAATGGTTTTATGCAGTCGATACTACAAGAAGCCCTACATTTACCGAGGGGGCAGCGATAACAATAAGGGGTTGGGACTTTAAAGGACTTGAAGCGGAGGGCATCGAAGGCCCTATTGAAAACCGTATTGCCGCCAACGCTCATCGCACCGATGGTGTCGCCGTGGTAAGCGAGGTCGAGAGAGAGGAATTTTGTTTTAGATTTTCGGCCAATGTTGCGCCAGTATTGAAAAGACATCTTCAGAGCGGTCTCGACGGCGGTTGAGCCATTATCGGAGAAAAAGACCTTGGTGAGGTTTTTGGGGGTGACAGAGACAAGCTTTTCGGCCAAGAGGACCGCAGGCTTATGTGTAAAGCCTGCAAGCAAGGTATGGTCGAGGGAATTTAGCTGTTTTTTAATCGCCGCTTTTATTTTAGGATGGTTATGGCCGTGAACGTTGCACCACCAGCTTGAAATTGTGTCACAATAAAAGTTACCTTTATCATCGTATAATTTGACGCCTTTGGCCTTTTCTATCAGGATTGGAGGAAACCTGCGGCAGTCTTTCATCTGCGTATAAGGGTGCCAGATATATTGTAAATCTCTTTCTATCCAGTTGGTCTTGTTATTTTTCACTTTGCGTAACCTCAATAATCCGGTCGGCGAGTTTTTCCAAAAGTTGTTTATTATGATGGTAAGTTAACGAGAACCTTAATCTTGCCTGGCCTTGCGGGACGGTAGGCGGTCTTATAGGGAGAATCCAGAAGCCACTTTTTTGAAGGTCGCCGCTGATGCGCACCGCCCTGCCGGAGTCTTCCACAATCAAGGGGACAATTTGAGAATCGCCTTTTACATCGAACCCCGCTTCACGAAGACGAGTGCGAAAGAAACCGGCGTTGGCGAGGAGAGTTTTTCTGCGAAAGGGTTCATCTTTTACAATGTCGATAGCCTCGATGTCGGCCGCAATTACCGGCGGAGGCAAAGCGGTAGAATAAATAAAGCTTCTGCAGGAATTTACGAGATACTGTTTTACTTTTTCGGAACAGGCAAGATAGGCGCCGAAGCTGCCCAGGGCCTTGCTGAACGTTCCCATAATTAACTCTATGCGGTCGGAGAGGCCCTGTTCTTCGACGACGCCTGCGCCATTTGGGCCGAAGATTCCGGTGGCGTGGGCTTCATCAACCATTAGAACGCAGCCGTATTTATCTTTGACTTCAACAAGCTCTTTTAATGGAGGAATGTCGCCATCCATACTGAAAACTGTTTCGGTAACTATAAGGCGGTTTTTGAATTTGTCACTTTCTTTTTTCAGCAGAGATTCGAGATGGCTGCAATCATTATGATTGAAGCGGAAAAGCTTAGCACCGGACTGCCGGACAGCATCAATTATGCTGGCGTGAATCAACCTGTCGCAAAAAACGGCATCGCCCTTGTCGTAGAGAGCACTTATGATTCCTATATTGGCCTGATAGCCGGTGTTGAAAATCAATGCGCTTTCTTTGCCTTTGAATTGGGCGACTTTGTCTTCGAACTGGTGGTGAATTTTCAGGTCACCACTTAAAAGCCGCGACGCTGAAGCGCTTACGCCGAGAGAGTCAGCAGCCTGTTTAGAAGCTTCTTTTAGTCGCGGATGGTCCGAGAGGGCAAGATAATCGTTGGAAGAAAAATCGAACAGCTCGGCGCGGTCAAAATAAATTTTGCCGTCTTTGCGCGAATCGGCAGGTTTTAAGACCCTGAGGAGGCCATCCGCTTTTCTTTGCGTCAGAAAATCGTCTATTCTGTCCATGCTCTTTTTATTTCTTCGATGAGGGCGTAATCGACATCGAGATTTGCGCCTTTGACGGTCAGATAGCCGCCTATAAGCATTCCGTTTGCGCCGGCGGTAAATGCCTGAAGCTGCGAATCTTTGAAGATTGCCTCCCTGCCGGCAGCGATTTTGACGGTTTTATCTTTCAATACGATGCGAAAAATACATATCGCTCTTACGGCATCGTCGGCTGAAAGAGGCGTGATGGATTCGAGGGGCGTTCCCTTAATCGGGATTAATATATTGAGAGGGACCGAATCGACATCCAATTCTTTCAGGGTATAAGCCATATCAATTCTATCCTGCCAGGTCTCGCCCATACCGATTATGCCGCCGCTGCAGACTTCGAGGCCTACTTGTTTGGCGGACTTTATGGTATTTATTCTTTCATCGAAGGTGTGCGTTGAGACAATGTGGGGGTAGAAACGGCGGGATGTTTCGATATTATGATGGTAGCGGGAAAGGCCGGCGTCTTTGAGAAGCTGCAGCTGAGATTTCTCCAGAGCGCCAAGCGAGGCACAAACGACAATATCGATACTATTTTTTATTTCCGAGATTGCCTGCGCAATCACGTCCAGTTCTTTGCCGGTGAGGCGGTTTCCACTGGTAACGATGCCGAATCTTTTTGCGCCGATATCTTTGGCTTTTTGTGCGGCTTCGACTATTTCATATTTGCCTTTAAGCGGATAGGTCGAAATATCTGCGTGATGTCTTGCTGACTGGGCACAAAATTTGCAATCTTCAGAGCAAAGGCCTGAGCGAGCGTTTAAGATACTGCACAGGTCCAGCTTATTGCCTATGAACTTTCTTCTAACCTCGCCAGCCTGTGAAACAAGCTCCTGCAGAGGCGTATTTAAGAAAACTTCAGTATTGTTTTTTATGGCGGTGCTCATATTGCCAGTCATTTTAGCATTACGGGACGATAATTTCCATAAAAACCACAGCCGTCAAAAAATGCAAAGAGATTGAGGAGTTGGAGGATAGACTGACGGTCATTAAGTAAAAGCTATACTGATCACTTATTTCGCGCAGGCTGGATCACCTGGGTCGGTTGAGCAATCTATCAACCAGTTGGAAGCCATTATTGCAAAATCACGAAAATCAAGTTTGCAATCGTTGTTCCAATCGCCAGCGAGTGCATAGTCGCAGATTGGGGCAAATGTTCCACTATCGACAACGAAGTTGTCAAAATAAGCATCACCAGAATCCATCGCCATGGCTGGCGAATTGCTGAGGTATGGGAAGACAACATTGCCGCCCCATTTACCCTTCAGCAAATCCGGAACAGTAATCCAGGCATCAGCCGCCCAATAGCCAATATCACTAAAATATAACTCGTCTTCGCCGGCATCATAGGAAATATATAGAGTTCCATCGTCTGTGGTCCTGTCCTTTGAGGATTCTTCGGTGATGAAGTTGTAGTAGTCAAAATATGGATGAGCACCATCTCCCTCAATCGAACAACCAGCTTGTATCTCAAGGCGTGTAAGCCCTCCGAAGCGAAAACGACTATAGCCGCCGTTAGCGAGACCGAGCGCAATGTTCCCGTCGGCGTCTATAGGTCCGGAAGTTGCACTGAAGTGGAAATAAATCTTAAAAGAAAAATCACTCGTCGGTAGAAGTCCCCAGCCATTGGCAGCATAAATGGCGACTCCATCGCTCGCACCTGTTGCGGCTCGCATTTCCAGCCTCTGGTTGATTTCTTCTATCCAGCCATATTCAGGATCATCCTGATAAAGATACCACAGAGACGTATCCATCGAATTGTCGTCGAAGTTATCCGCCGGCAACGCATAGGCCACAGAAGCCACCGCCGTCACAACACAAAAGGCAATCAACCTCCTCTTCATTTGAGTTTCTCCTTCTCTCTCGCCTTTCGCCCCCAGTCAAAGACAAAAATTATTATATACTTTTTTGGAAGTATTAGTCAAGGGAGAATCGGGGTGACTGGATTCGAACCAGCGGCCTCCTGGACCCAAACCAGGCGCTCTAATCCAAGCTGAGCTACACCCCGCCAGAGGCGGATAAACCCGAAAAAAAGGTAAAAACAGCCATCAGCCGAGCTTCGGTTTTGCCGAAGATAAGCGAGGACATTGTATATGAAAGAAGCCCTTAGTGCAATAAAAACGTGCCTTAGAAACACTAAAAAGCGGGTTTATAGGGCGGTTTTGGGGCAATTTGCGCCAAAAATAGCTTGCATTTGCATAAAAATTAAGATATAATGATGTTTAAGCTGTTTCTGGGGTGAGAGTCTAAAGACTTATGATATCCAGAATTGAAAAAAAGTGGGCGCTTCCGACGTTTATTGTTCTGGGTGTGCTGGCCTTGTTTTTTACAAGCAGCAAGCTCGGCTCGCCGGCGAACGCCCAGGCGGAACTGCAAGCCGGCAGCAACAGCGAAATTATGGTGGTTCCCATTCAACTCGAACGGGACAAGTACGGGCTGGCGATGGTGGATACAGTCGGGCAGACGCTGTGGATATACGAGCTAAACAGCATGGGTCCGGCCCATAACCGGCTGAGACTGCTGGCAGCCCGAAGCTGGCAACACGACAAGCTGTTGAAACAGTACAACACGGCTGAACCGAAGCCGGAACAGGTCAGGATGCTCCTGGAAGAGGAAGCATTGGGCAAGCAATCGAAAGAACAGGTAAACGAAAAACAAGCGAGTTCGGCTGTAAATACAGCAGAAGTAACTGCTGCAGAACCGAACGTTGCAGAAGTCAATGAGCCCAACGAGTGAGGCAGGAACAGTTTAATAAATTTTGGAATTTTCCAATAAGATAGAACAAAAATTCAGGAGAAGGTAAATATGGCCGGTATGTTTTATTCATTACAAGAGGTCGCCGCAAAACTCAATAAAACAGAGGAAGAAGTACAAGAGATAATCAAGCAGGGCAGACTGCGTGAGTTCCGTGACGGC
The sequence above is a segment of the Phycisphaerae bacterium genome. Coding sequences within it:
- the glmS gene encoding glutamine--fructose-6-phosphate transaminase (isomerizing), whose translation is MCGIVAYLGKKSAQPTLIEGLKRLEYRGYDSAGVGLLSGGEIKVQKCSGRISALEEILAEPDSSETLGIGHTRWATHGAPNNVNAHPHLDYTGKIAVVHNGIIENYETLKIWLENEGATFASETDTEVISNLIGYFYAKSKEDKKGNGQNKFEWAVQQGLGELNGTYGLAIVCSDFPDILIGAKKGSPLILGVGDNEYILASDASAIVEHTKQAIYLSDNEMVTISSKGFRTKTIDNVSVTKELQEIEFSLEQIELDGFEHHMLKEIFEQPKALSTCMGGRIDIKDNKIKLGGIADYLRELTRTKRLILTACGTAFHAGIVGEFLFEQLARIPTETEYASEFRYRSPIIEDGTVVIAISQSGETADTLAAVEEAKERGATVLGIVNVVGSSIARATDSGIYLHAGPEIGVASTKAFTAQVAVLTMLAIELGRRKNLNSGEAGSCIEELSKIPEKISRILKLSEKIKEIAAANIKKENWLFLGRGFNYPVALEGALKLKEISYIHAEGLPAAEMKHGPIALISDGMPAVFIATAGPQYDKILGNIEEVRARGGKIIVVATEGDENIKKHADHLIAIPDAPELLQPMLTVIPLQLLAYHAAVLRGHDVDKPRNLAKSVTVE
- the bioA gene encoding adenosylmethionine--8-amino-7-oxononanoate transaminase, with the protein product MKNNKTNWIERDLQYIWHPYTQMKDCRRFPPILIEKAKGVKLYDDKGNFYCDTISSWWCNVHGHNHPKIKAAIKKQLNSLDHTLLAGFTHKPAVLLAEKLVSVTPKNLTKVFFSDNGSTAVETALKMSFQYWRNIGRKSKTKFLSLDLAYHGDTIGAMSVGGNTVFNRAFDALRFKSFKVPTPYCYRCPLGKCRASCSIDCIKPLRNTLKKHKDKIAAVILEPLLLAAGGMIVYPVEYLKQAADLAKKYNVHLILDEVATGFGRTGKMFACQHASVQPDFLCLAKGITSGTLPFAVTLTTGKIYNAFYDDYEKFKTFYHGHTYTANPIGCAAALATLQIFEQEKTLQKLKAIVPIFHKGMEKFESLPSVGDVRCIGMVGAIELVKDKKTKQPFDVKKRIGQQIFQKGLKEHLILRPLGNVIYLFLPLSITKPQLNDILKRTFKVIESLTG
- the bioF gene encoding 8-amino-7-oxononanoate synthase, giving the protein MDRIDDFLTQRKADGLLRVLKPADSRKDGKIYFDRAELFDFSSNDYLALSDHPRLKEASKQAADSLGVSASASRLLSGDLKIHHQFEDKVAQFKGKESALIFNTGYQANIGIISALYDKGDAVFCDRLIHASIIDAVRQSGAKLFRFNHNDCSHLESLLKKESDKFKNRLIVTETVFSMDGDIPPLKELVEVKDKYGCVLMVDEAHATGIFGPNGAGVVEEQGLSDRIELIMGTFSKALGSFGAYLACSEKVKQYLVNSCRSFIYSTALPPPVIAADIEAIDIVKDEPFRRKTLLANAGFFRTRLREAGFDVKGDSQIVPLIVEDSGRAVRISGDLQKSGFWILPIRPPTVPQGQARLRFSLTYHHNKQLLEKLADRIIEVTQSEK
- the bioB gene encoding biotin synthase BioB, which encodes MSTAIKNNTEVFLNTPLQELVSQAGEVRRKFIGNKLDLCSILNARSGLCSEDCKFCAQSARHHADISTYPLKGKYEIVEAAQKAKDIGAKRFGIVTSGNRLTGKELDVIAQAISEIKNSIDIVVCASLGALEKSQLQLLKDAGLSRYHHNIETSRRFYPHIVSTHTFDERINTIKSAKQVGLEVCSGGIIGMGETWQDRIDMAYTLKELDVDSVPLNILIPIKGTPLESITPLSADDAVRAICIFRIVLKDKTVKIAAGREAIFKDSQLQAFTAGANGMLIGGYLTVKGANLDVDYALIEEIKRAWTE